The following are encoded together in the Adhaeribacter arboris genome:
- a CDS encoding oxidoreductase codes for MTLSQHAPITVALASYGMSGMVFHAPLLAANPHFKLTKVLERSSEKSKIRYPEVEVVKDFPALLEDELLELIIINTPNALHFEMGQQALLAGKHVVMEKPFTVTTQEAQELTALAKERNRIITVFQNRRWDGDFKTVQQVVEQKLLGKLVYYEAHYDRFRNYVEANTWKEETGPGSGLLYNLGSHMIDQALVLFGRPQAVTAHIGTQRPGGKIDDFYDITLHYPDVTASVKSSYLVREPGPRYILHGTEGSFLKHGLDPQEEALKAGQLPMGPTWGQEPATEWGKLNTQLQGLHFTGTIETLPGSYPTFYENVYQAIREGQELNVKPEEAALGIHLIELAQQSSAEKRTVVV; via the coding sequence ATGACTCTTTCTCAACACGCCCCGATCACGGTGGCTTTAGCTTCTTATGGCATGTCTGGTATGGTTTTTCACGCTCCCTTGCTGGCAGCTAACCCCCACTTTAAACTCACCAAAGTATTGGAACGTAGCAGCGAAAAATCTAAAATTCGTTATCCAGAAGTAGAAGTAGTAAAAGATTTTCCGGCGCTTTTAGAAGATGAGTTGCTAGAATTAATCATAATCAACACGCCGAACGCGCTGCATTTTGAAATGGGCCAGCAAGCTTTACTCGCCGGCAAGCACGTGGTAATGGAAAAGCCTTTTACCGTTACTACCCAGGAAGCCCAAGAATTAACGGCATTAGCCAAAGAAAGAAACCGGATTATAACGGTATTCCAGAACCGGCGTTGGGACGGCGATTTTAAAACGGTGCAGCAAGTGGTGGAGCAGAAACTGCTGGGTAAATTGGTTTATTACGAAGCCCATTACGACCGTTTCCGGAACTACGTGGAAGCCAATACCTGGAAAGAAGAAACCGGCCCGGGCTCCGGCTTACTTTATAATTTAGGCTCGCACATGATTGATCAGGCTTTGGTTTTATTTGGTCGTCCGCAAGCTGTAACGGCCCACATTGGCACGCAACGCCCCGGCGGCAAAATCGATGACTTTTACGATATTACGTTGCACTACCCGGATGTAACCGCTAGTGTAAAATCCAGTTATTTGGTGCGGGAACCCGGCCCGCGGTATATTTTGCACGGCACCGAAGGTTCATTTCTCAAACACGGCCTTGATCCGCAGGAAGAAGCGTTAAAAGCCGGCCAGCTACCAATGGGCCCTACCTGGGGACAGGAACCCGCAACTGAATGGGGCAAGTTAAATACGCAACTCCAAGGGCTGCACTTTACCGGCACCATTGAAACTTTACCCGGCTCGTACCCTACTTTTTACGAAAACGTTTACCAGGCTATCCGGGAAGGCCAGGAATTAAATGTAAAACCCGAAGAAGCCGCTTTAGGTATTCACCTGATTGAATTGGCCCAGCAAAGCAGCGCTGAGAAACGGACGGTTGTAGTTTAG
- a CDS encoding UDP-glucose--hexose-1-phosphate uridylyltransferase — MAFDLAEHPHRRYNALTGEWVLVSPHRAKRPWQGQQEEVEKETRPEYDPTCYLCPGNERAGGQKNPSYTATFVFHNDFGALQESTPAGSFAKGGLLQAESERGICKVICFSPRHDLTLPDMEVADIRKVVDLWQREYEELGQLDFINYVQIFENKGIIMGCSNPHPHGQIWAQSSIPVEPVKELVQQQNYFTENNRSLLSDYLAIELEEKKRIVVENEHFAVLVPFWAVWPFETMIISKRHFGSLSQITEAEKDAFADSIKKLTVIYDKVFNISFPYSAGIHQTPTDGQEHPGWHFHMHFYPPLLRSATIKKFMVGYEMLGNPQRDITPETAADRLRSLV, encoded by the coding sequence ATGGCTTTTGATTTAGCGGAACATCCGCATCGTAGATATAATGCCTTAACCGGCGAATGGGTGTTGGTATCGCCACACCGGGCTAAACGACCCTGGCAAGGACAGCAGGAAGAAGTAGAAAAGGAAACCCGTCCGGAATATGACCCTACTTGTTATTTATGTCCTGGTAATGAACGAGCAGGAGGCCAAAAAAATCCGTCTTATACCGCAACGTTTGTGTTTCATAACGATTTTGGGGCTTTGCAAGAAAGTACCCCGGCGGGAAGCTTTGCGAAAGGCGGCTTGCTACAGGCAGAAAGTGAACGTGGTATTTGTAAGGTAATCTGTTTTTCACCGCGTCATGACCTTACCTTACCCGATATGGAAGTAGCGGATATTCGTAAAGTAGTAGATTTATGGCAGCGTGAATACGAAGAACTGGGCCAGCTGGATTTTATCAATTACGTGCAGATTTTTGAGAATAAAGGCATCATCATGGGTTGTAGCAACCCGCACCCGCACGGACAAATTTGGGCGCAGAGTTCCATACCCGTTGAACCGGTCAAAGAATTAGTGCAACAGCAAAATTATTTTACCGAAAATAACCGCAGCTTGCTCAGCGATTACTTGGCCATTGAGCTGGAAGAAAAGAAACGGATTGTGGTAGAAAACGAGCACTTTGCAGTGTTAGTGCCTTTTTGGGCAGTTTGGCCCTTCGAAACCATGATTATCAGTAAAAGGCATTTCGGTAGTTTAAGCCAAATAACCGAAGCCGAAAAAGATGCTTTTGCGGATAGCATTAAGAAACTAACAGTAATTTACGATAAGGTATTTAACATTTCATTTCCGTACTCAGCCGGTATTCATCAAACTCCCACCGATGGCCAGGAACATCCGGGTTGGCATTTTCACATGCATTTTTATCCACCGCTCCTGCGTTCGGCCACTATTAAGAAATTTATGGTAGGCTACGAAATGCTCGGCAACCCGCAACGCGATATTACCCCTGAAACTGCCGCTGATCGACTGCGGAGCTTGGTATAA
- a CDS encoding galactokinase, which yields MIHDIVAKFKEFYGPQPVVVRSPGRVNLIGEHTDYNNGFVLPAAINKEIYFAVAPNNSNTCRVYSFDLNEHAEFSLNQVKKSDIDWANYLLGVIAQIQKAGYPLPGFDVVFGGNIPIGAGLSSSAAVECGLAFGLNHIFQLNIDKFDLVKMGQKAEHEFAGVMSGIMDQFANTFGQKNHVVKLDCRSLAYQYYPFDISDYRIVLCDTQVKHALASSEYNTRRQECEAGVALLQKHHPEVQSLRDVTEEMLATHEQEFDPTIYKRCRYVVQENNRVEAACLDLENSDLAAFGQKMFASHQGLQHDYEVSCPELDFLADLARQDEAVLGARMMGGGFGGCTINLVKLSGLEAFTQKMTDAYQQQFNITLKTYVAEIVDGTGLVEKLEGLKL from the coding sequence ATGATCCACGATATCGTTGCCAAATTTAAGGAATTCTACGGGCCTCAACCGGTGGTAGTACGCTCACCGGGTCGGGTAAATTTAATTGGCGAGCATACCGATTATAACAACGGTTTTGTGTTGCCAGCCGCCATCAATAAAGAAATTTATTTTGCCGTAGCGCCGAATAATAGCAATACTTGCCGGGTGTATTCCTTCGACTTAAACGAACACGCGGAGTTTAGTTTAAATCAGGTAAAGAAATCAGATATTGATTGGGCGAATTACCTGCTGGGCGTAATTGCGCAGATACAAAAAGCTGGTTATCCATTGCCTGGTTTTGATGTAGTATTTGGCGGCAACATTCCAATAGGAGCCGGTTTGTCTTCGTCAGCAGCGGTAGAATGCGGGTTGGCTTTTGGCTTAAATCATATTTTTCAGCTCAACATTGATAAATTTGATCTGGTAAAAATGGGACAAAAAGCCGAACACGAGTTTGCCGGCGTAATGAGTGGCATCATGGATCAGTTTGCGAACACTTTTGGCCAGAAAAACCATGTGGTAAAACTCGACTGCCGATCGCTGGCATACCAGTATTATCCTTTTGATATTTCTGATTACCGCATTGTGCTCTGTGATACTCAGGTAAAACATGCCCTGGCTTCGTCGGAATACAACACCCGCCGGCAGGAATGCGAAGCAGGGGTGGCATTGTTGCAGAAACATCATCCTGAAGTGCAGAGTTTGCGGGATGTTACCGAAGAAATGCTCGCTACCCACGAGCAAGAGTTTGACCCTACTATTTATAAACGTTGCCGCTACGTGGTACAGGAAAATAACCGCGTGGAAGCCGCTTGTTTGGATTTAGAAAACAGCGATTTAGCAGCTTTCGGCCAAAAAATGTTTGCCTCGCACCAAGGTTTGCAGCACGACTACGAAGTAAGCTGCCCCGAGCTCGATTTTTTAGCCGACTTAGCTCGCCAGGACGAAGCAGTATTAGGTGCCCGCATGATGGGTGGCGGTTTTGGCGGTTGTACTATAAACCTAGTGAAACTAAGTGGCTTAGAGGCATTCACGCAAAAAATGACCGATGCTTATCAGCAACAATTTAACATTACCTTAAAAACCTACGTTGCCGAAATTGTAGATGGTACGGGTTTGGTTGAAAAGTTAGAAGGTTTAAAGTTATAA
- a CDS encoding aldose epimerase family protein, translating into MKKEVFGKTPEGTQINRYTLTNQNGITIRIINYGAIITSIQTPDKNGQAGEVVLGFDNLEGYLAEHPYFGAVAGRCANRIAKGKFTLDGKEYTLAINNGPNHLHGGLKGFDKQVWTVTELSEQNALELTYTSKDGEEGYPGNLTVLVTYSLTNNNELKIDYEATTDKATPINLTNHSYFNLAAGQAEDALNHEVVLYAERYTIVDENLIPTGELPLVAGTAMDFSSPHTIGSRINQVTGGYDHNYVLTNSQNEELGLAAMVNEPQTGRQLEVYTTQPGIQFYSGNFLDGSLTGHQGEVYKKHYGFCLETQHFPDSPNQPNFPSTILKPGETFKQSTVYKFSVRNNTQE; encoded by the coding sequence ATGAAAAAAGAAGTCTTTGGTAAAACTCCAGAAGGTACTCAAATAAATCGGTACACCCTTACCAACCAAAATGGTATAACCATCCGAATTATTAATTACGGGGCTATTATTACTTCCATTCAAACACCCGATAAAAATGGGCAAGCCGGCGAAGTAGTATTAGGCTTCGATAACCTGGAGGGTTACCTGGCGGAGCATCCTTATTTCGGGGCAGTAGCGGGACGATGCGCTAACCGAATTGCCAAAGGTAAATTTACCTTGGATGGTAAAGAATATACTTTAGCTATTAATAATGGACCTAACCATTTGCACGGCGGCCTGAAGGGATTTGATAAGCAGGTTTGGACTGTTACTGAACTATCGGAGCAGAATGCGCTAGAATTAACCTATACCAGTAAGGATGGGGAAGAAGGTTATCCCGGCAATTTAACCGTTTTGGTTACGTATTCGCTCACCAACAATAACGAACTGAAAATAGATTACGAGGCTACTACCGATAAAGCTACGCCTATTAATTTAACTAATCATAGTTATTTTAATTTAGCGGCCGGTCAGGCCGAGGATGCGCTCAACCACGAGGTGGTGCTTTACGCCGAGCGATACACGATTGTAGATGAAAATTTAATTCCTACCGGTGAGCTGCCTTTAGTGGCTGGCACTGCCATGGATTTTTCTTCGCCGCATACCATTGGTTCCCGGATTAATCAGGTAACGGGTGGCTACGATCACAATTATGTGCTCACCAATAGCCAGAATGAGGAATTAGGATTGGCTGCTATGGTAAACGAGCCTCAAACCGGCCGGCAATTAGAGGTATATACCACGCAGCCAGGCATTCAATTTTATTCCGGTAATTTCTTAGATGGTTCTTTAACCGGCCATCAAGGAGAAGTATACAAAAAGCACTACGGATTTTGCCTGGAAACGCAACATTTTCCGGATTCTCCAAATCAGCCGAATTTCCCTTCTACTATTTTAAAACCGGGTGAAACTTTTAAGCAATCTACCGTTTATAAATTTTCGGTGCGGAATAATACGCAGGAGTAA
- a CDS encoding c-type cytochrome, with the protein MKKVTNYFKTAALAIALLASSAAYAVTGAPVQGSANLKGKALMDKSDCNACHQLEVKVVGPAFKDIAKKYKTDKTALTKLPEKIIKGGAGSWGDIPMAPHPQISKADATEMVKYILSLAPAGAATKPAAKKS; encoded by the coding sequence ATGAAAAAAGTAACCAATTATTTTAAAACTGCTGCTTTAGCCATAGCGCTATTAGCTTCGTCGGCGGCTTACGCTGTAACTGGCGCACCGGTACAAGGCTCGGCTAACTTAAAAGGGAAAGCCCTGATGGATAAAAGTGATTGTAATGCCTGTCATCAGTTAGAAGTAAAAGTAGTAGGCCCCGCTTTTAAAGATATTGCCAAAAAATATAAAACCGATAAAACAGCCTTAACCAAGCTGCCCGAAAAAATTATTAAAGGTGGAGCCGGCAGCTGGGGTGATATTCCAATGGCACCGCACCCCCAAATCTCAAAAGCAGATGCTACCGAAATGGTAAAATATATTCTGTCGTTAGCGCCAGCGGGTGCCGCAACTAAACCTGCCGCTAAGAAAAGTTAA
- a CDS encoding InlB B-repeat-containing protein: MNRKLTLFLLLLISSVTVKAQITINQTITHAQNQTKLLLQQVDQAQTPVQPDLLLPRSLTPTNELKLIPTKDWTSGFFPGNLWFLYEHTHDPYWLNQAQSFTSLLAPEQFNTETHDVGFKIYSSYGTGYRLTQTASYRNVIIQAAKSLATRFNPKVGCIQSWNSSNKWPFPVIIDNMMNLELLFAATRLTGDSTFYRIADSHASTTLKNHFRADYSSWHVVDYDPLTGQVRQKNTHQGYSDQSAWARGQAWGLYGYTMCYRETKNQAYLTQAERIASFILNHPRLPADLVPYWDFDAPLIPNEPRDASAAAIMASALYELSTYSSQGTVYRAAADKILSSLANLYASPAGENRGFILQHSTGHKPAQSEMDVPLVYADYYYLEALLRKKETNITPQLSAISNRTITAGQNLSFTATTTDANANQVKTYSLVNAPAGATIDPVTGAFSWTPTQAGTFTFFVQVTDNGSPILSDVQPVTIIVTPLPTYTLTVTTIGSGTVTKSPNQASYPSGSTVTLTATPASGFQFTGWSNDAAGTTNPLTVSVTGNKTIVAQFTAVAGQQVASFNLMNAETNQPLGTITNNAVLNLANLPGNLNIQAITNPTAVGSVVFNLSGSQSTTRTETGAPYALFGDVNGNYNNWVPTPGNYTLRATPYTLGSGGGGAGTPLTINFSVVDQALALYSLNVSATNGTVTKSPNQTSYAAGTNVQLTANPTNGYKFSSWSGDVTGTNNPLPVSMTGNKNITANFTPVTTDQQLASFTLMNASTDQPIRNLVSGDVIDVSILKSLNIRANTNPSTVGSVVFNLSGTQSTSRTETGAPYALFGDSGGNYNSWTPTSGNYTLTATPYSAASGGGTAGIPLTIQFSVISGAASSALSQVTAYPTPTSNGHIQVNQKALWEGKIRYILRSATGNQIYTGEINLTEPTNTLKFDFSGQMAASGVYYLQLVADRQKSSLVLMRL, from the coding sequence ATGAATCGCAAGCTTACCTTGTTTTTGTTACTTTTAATTTCGTCTGTAACAGTTAAAGCGCAAATAACAATCAATCAAACCATTACCCATGCTCAAAATCAAACCAAACTTTTATTGCAGCAAGTAGATCAGGCTCAAACTCCCGTCCAGCCCGATTTATTACTACCCCGTTCTCTTACCCCCACCAACGAATTAAAACTTATTCCCACCAAAGACTGGACTAGTGGCTTTTTTCCGGGCAATCTATGGTTTTTGTATGAACATACGCATGACCCTTATTGGCTAAACCAGGCTCAATCTTTTACTTCGCTGCTGGCTCCGGAGCAATTTAATACCGAAACCCACGATGTTGGTTTTAAGATATACAGCAGTTATGGGACGGGCTATCGTTTAACCCAAACGGCCTCATACCGTAATGTTATTATTCAGGCAGCTAAATCACTGGCTACTCGCTTTAACCCCAAGGTAGGCTGCATACAATCCTGGAATTCCTCCAATAAATGGCCTTTCCCGGTTATTATCGATAACATGATGAATCTGGAACTGCTTTTTGCCGCTACCCGCCTGACCGGAGACTCTACTTTCTACCGCATTGCGGATAGCCATGCCAGCACTACGCTCAAGAATCATTTCCGGGCAGATTACAGCTCCTGGCACGTAGTAGATTACGACCCTTTAACCGGGCAAGTTCGCCAGAAAAACACCCATCAGGGGTACAGTGACCAATCGGCCTGGGCCCGCGGCCAAGCCTGGGGATTATACGGTTATACGATGTGCTACCGCGAAACCAAGAACCAAGCTTACTTAACTCAAGCGGAGAGAATTGCCTCTTTTATTTTAAATCATCCCCGTTTACCCGCCGACTTAGTACCCTATTGGGATTTTGATGCACCACTTATTCCGAATGAGCCCCGCGATGCTTCCGCCGCCGCAATAATGGCCTCGGCTCTTTACGAATTAAGTACCTATAGTTCGCAAGGAACCGTTTATCGGGCCGCCGCAGATAAAATTTTAAGTAGTCTGGCAAATTTGTATGCCTCTCCGGCGGGGGAAAACCGGGGTTTTATTCTGCAGCACAGTACTGGCCACAAACCCGCTCAAAGCGAGATGGATGTACCTTTAGTTTACGCGGATTATTACTACCTGGAAGCTTTACTGCGCAAGAAAGAAACGAATATTACCCCTCAATTAAGCGCTATCAGCAATCGAACTATAACTGCTGGCCAGAATTTAAGCTTTACCGCTACAACAACCGATGCTAATGCTAACCAAGTTAAAACCTATTCTTTAGTAAATGCTCCCGCAGGAGCCACCATTGATCCGGTTACAGGAGCTTTTAGCTGGACACCTACCCAGGCGGGAACTTTTACATTTTTCGTGCAGGTAACCGATAATGGCTCGCCAATTTTATCGGATGTACAACCGGTTACGATTATTGTTACCCCTCTTCCAACTTATACTTTAACAGTAACTACCATAGGCAGCGGGACCGTAACAAAAAGCCCTAACCAGGCAAGCTACCCGAGTGGCAGTACGGTTACTTTAACCGCTACTCCTGCTTCAGGTTTTCAGTTTACCGGTTGGAGCAATGATGCAGCAGGAACTACAAATCCGCTCACGGTAAGCGTGACTGGCAATAAAACTATTGTGGCTCAATTTACAGCAGTGGCCGGTCAGCAAGTAGCCAGCTTTAATTTAATGAATGCCGAAACGAATCAGCCATTAGGCACCATTACGAACAATGCCGTTTTGAACCTGGCTAACTTACCCGGCAACTTAAATATTCAGGCCATTACCAATCCTACTGCGGTAGGTAGCGTGGTATTTAACTTAAGCGGCTCGCAATCCACTACCAGAACCGAAACGGGTGCGCCGTACGCTTTATTCGGCGATGTGAACGGTAACTACAACAATTGGGTACCCACACCCGGAAATTACACCTTAAGAGCCACTCCTTATACCTTAGGCAGTGGGGGCGGTGGTGCTGGTACGCCCCTCACTATTAATTTCAGCGTAGTCGATCAAGCGCTTGCTCTGTATAGCCTGAATGTTTCGGCTACGAATGGTACGGTAACAAAAAGCCCGAATCAAACCAGCTATGCTGCTGGTACCAATGTTCAATTAACGGCAAACCCGACAAATGGCTATAAATTTAGTAGCTGGAGCGGCGATGTTACTGGCACTAACAACCCGCTCCCGGTAAGTATGACCGGTAATAAAAATATTACGGCTAATTTTACCCCGGTAACAACTGACCAGCAATTAGCAAGTTTTACTTTGATGAATGCAAGTACCGACCAACCTATCCGAAATCTGGTTTCCGGCGATGTCATTGACGTGAGTATTTTGAAAAGTTTAAACATTCGGGCTAATACTAATCCTAGTACGGTAGGCAGCGTGGTATTTAATTTAAGTGGTACGCAATCCACTTCTAGAACCGAAACGGGTGCGCCGTATGCTTTGTTCGGCGATTCGGGTGGCAATTATAATAGCTGGACGCCCACATCCGGAAATTATACCCTTACGGCAACGCCTTACTCGGCAGCTAGCGGCGGGGGTACGGCTGGTATCCCGTTAACCATTCAATTCAGCGTGATAAGTGGTGCGGCTTCTAGTGCTCTTTCGCAGGTAACCGCTTATCCTACTCCTACCAGCAACGGACACATTCAGGTAAACCAGAAAGCTCTGTGGGAAGGTAAAATAAGGTACATTCTTCGATCAGCAACGGGTAATCAAATATATACTGGCGAAATCAACTTAACGGAACCGACCAATACCTTAAAATTTGATTTTTCAGGTCAAATGGCGGCGAGTGGGGTTTATTATCTACAACTTGTAGCAGATAGGCAAAAAAGTAGTCTGGTATTAATGCGGCTATAG
- a CDS encoding family 43 glycosylhydrolase: MQHSLFFKSLLLLVAFILGFLLKPEVICAQSGAATNANPKATYQNPVFNHDFPDPNLVQATDGYYYAYSTQADWRRDNLGGPFVIPILRSKDLIHWEVVGPALAKKPDWKEQGGIWAPDAVYFKGKYFLYYSFSTWGDPNPGIGVAVADKPEGPFTDYGKLFLSKEIGVDNSIDAFFFEDKGVPYLIWGSFHGIYGVQLSEEGTKIVGEKFQLAGAAYEGSLIYKKGKFYYYLGSTGTCCEGEKSTYEVKVGRAKKFKGPYQDKKGKSLLDNGGTRLLQKNTGSIGFVGPGHNGDIIQDKIGQTWMLYHGFRKDNPKTGRVMLLDKIKWQRNWPVIETGQPTVTPQEAPVF; encoded by the coding sequence ATGCAGCATTCGTTATTCTTTAAATCTTTGCTTTTACTGGTTGCCTTTATTTTAGGCTTTTTATTAAAGCCGGAAGTAATTTGCGCGCAGTCTGGAGCGGCTACCAACGCTAATCCAAAAGCAACTTACCAGAACCCGGTTTTTAATCACGATTTTCCCGATCCCAATTTAGTGCAGGCAACAGATGGGTATTACTATGCTTACTCTACCCAAGCTGATTGGCGCAGAGATAATTTGGGAGGGCCTTTTGTCATTCCCATTCTGCGTTCTAAAGATTTAATACACTGGGAAGTAGTTGGCCCGGCCTTAGCTAAAAAACCAGATTGGAAAGAGCAAGGCGGAATCTGGGCTCCGGATGCCGTTTATTTTAAAGGCAAGTATTTCCTGTATTATTCTTTTTCTACCTGGGGCGATCCGAATCCCGGAATTGGGGTAGCGGTAGCCGACAAACCCGAAGGACCTTTCACTGATTATGGTAAATTATTTTTAAGTAAGGAGATAGGAGTAGATAATTCTATTGATGCTTTTTTCTTCGAAGATAAAGGTGTTCCCTATTTAATTTGGGGCAGCTTTCACGGGATTTATGGGGTTCAGCTATCCGAAGAGGGCACTAAGATAGTAGGCGAAAAATTTCAGTTGGCGGGTGCCGCTTACGAAGGCTCGCTTATTTATAAAAAAGGTAAATTTTATTACTATTTAGGCTCAACGGGCACCTGCTGCGAAGGCGAAAAAAGTACCTACGAAGTAAAAGTAGGCCGCGCTAAAAAATTTAAAGGACCTTACCAGGATAAAAAAGGCAAGTCACTGCTGGATAATGGCGGTACCCGGTTGCTGCAAAAAAATACCGGTTCTATAGGCTTTGTGGGGCCCGGGCATAATGGCGATATTATTCAGGATAAAATTGGCCAAACCTGGATGCTGTATCACGGGTTCAGAAAAGATAACCCGAAGACCGGCAGAGTAATGCTGCTCGATAAAATTAAATGGCAACGTAACTGGCCCGTTATAGAAACCGGGCAGCCAACCGTTACCCCGCAAGAAGCCCCCGTATTTTAA
- a CDS encoding glycoside hydrolase family 43 protein, translating to MKNLNKVSFLFLLQVILGGQFSVITAFAQEKTFINPLVVEGPDPWVYKHTDGNYYFMSTGGNKLSIWKSKTLSGIKQASPKIVWTPPASGPNSRDIWAPEIHFLDGKWYIYYTATDKENPGDKTRYVFVLENAAKDPLAGTWLDKGKVNTTYSGLDGSVFEHRGKRYFMYSAYVGPQSRLFIAGMKNPWTISEKQVEIAKPTFNWEKFKEREILEGPQFLKGKKGAIHIIYSASACWDDNYALGMLTATDNRDLLSKTAWQKSPEPVFKASKENNVFGPGHNSFTKSPDGKEDWIVYHAKSVANGECSGRSTRIQKFTWKTDGTPNFGTPLSTATPIAKPSGE from the coding sequence ATGAAAAACTTGAATAAAGTAAGCTTCCTTTTCTTGCTTCAGGTAATTCTTGGGGGGCAGTTTAGCGTTATAACTGCTTTCGCTCAGGAAAAAACGTTTATTAACCCACTGGTGGTGGAAGGGCCCGACCCCTGGGTTTATAAGCATACTGATGGCAATTATTACTTTATGTCGACGGGAGGAAATAAACTCTCTATTTGGAAATCCAAAACCCTAAGCGGAATTAAACAGGCTAGTCCTAAAATTGTCTGGACACCACCTGCCTCCGGGCCAAATAGCCGGGATATATGGGCTCCGGAAATTCATTTCTTAGATGGGAAGTGGTACATTTATTATACTGCCACCGACAAGGAAAATCCGGGCGATAAAACGCGTTATGTATTTGTATTAGAAAATGCGGCGAAAGATCCCTTAGCGGGCACCTGGTTAGATAAAGGCAAAGTAAACACCACCTATTCTGGCTTAGATGGCTCGGTGTTTGAGCACCGCGGCAAAAGATATTTTATGTACTCAGCGTACGTAGGGCCACAGAGCCGTTTGTTTATTGCTGGAATGAAAAATCCCTGGACTATCAGTGAAAAGCAGGTAGAAATTGCCAAACCCACTTTTAACTGGGAAAAGTTTAAGGAACGCGAAATTCTGGAAGGCCCACAGTTTTTAAAAGGGAAGAAAGGTGCCATCCACATTATTTATTCGGCTAGCGCTTGCTGGGATGATAACTATGCTTTGGGCATGCTTACTGCTACCGATAATAGAGATTTATTATCCAAAACTGCCTGGCAGAAATCTCCAGAGCCGGTTTTTAAAGCCTCCAAAGAAAACAACGTATTCGGCCCAGGCCATAACAGCTTCACGAAATCGCCGGACGGGAAAGAAGACTGGATTGTATATCATGCCAAATCAGTGGCTAATGGCGAGTGCAGCGGCCGCAGTACCCGCATTCAGAAATTTACCTGGAAAACCGATGGTACGCCTAATTTTGGGACTCCTTTGTCTACCGCCACGCCCATCGCAAAACCATCCGGTGAGTAA
- a CDS encoding MIP/aquaporin family protein, whose amino-acid sequence MTPFTAELIGTMFVILLGDGVVANVLLKGTKGYNSGWLVITTGWALAVFTGVVVSAPYSGAHLNPVVTLALAIAGKFSWDQVGLFMLAQLLGAMLGALLVWLLYKRHFDDTEDPLLQLAVFSTSPAFRHPWANLFSEAVGTFVLIFVIFYVTNPELGPEKTPIGMGSLGAIPVAFLVWGIGLSLGGPTGYAINPARDLGPRIVHALVPIKNKCHSDWRYAWVPIAGPVLGACVAAFLYLNLN is encoded by the coding sequence ATGACCCCATTTACGGCGGAATTAATCGGAACCATGTTTGTGATTTTATTAGGTGATGGCGTAGTGGCCAACGTATTATTAAAAGGTACCAAGGGATACAACAGTGGATGGCTGGTAATTACAACTGGCTGGGCTTTAGCAGTTTTCACCGGCGTGGTGGTGTCGGCCCCGTATAGTGGTGCTCATTTAAACCCGGTGGTTACGCTAGCTTTGGCTATTGCCGGTAAGTTTAGCTGGGATCAGGTAGGTTTATTTATGCTGGCGCAGCTATTGGGCGCTATGCTAGGAGCTTTGCTGGTGTGGCTGCTCTACAAAAGGCACTTTGATGATACCGAAGATCCCTTGCTGCAACTCGCCGTATTTAGTACCAGTCCGGCTTTCCGACATCCGTGGGCCAATCTTTTCAGCGAAGCAGTGGGTACTTTTGTTTTAATTTTTGTGATTTTTTACGTAACTAATCCCGAACTAGGGCCGGAAAAAACACCCATTGGCATGGGGTCTTTAGGAGCTATTCCAGTTGCTTTTCTAGTTTGGGGCATTGGCTTAAGTTTGGGCGGACCTACGGGTTACGCCATTAATCCGGCCCGTGATTTAGGCCCTCGTATTGTGCACGCGCTTGTTCCCATTAAAAATAAATGCCACAGCGACTGGCGTTATGCCTGGGTTCCAATTGCCGGCCCTGTGTTAGGAGCTTGTGTAGCAGCTTTCCTGTACCTGAATTTAAATTAA